Proteins encoded in a region of the Cucurbita pepo subsp. pepo cultivar mu-cu-16 unplaced genomic scaffold, ASM280686v2 Cp4.1_scaffold000406, whole genome shotgun sequence genome:
- the LOC111785228 gene encoding glycine-rich cell wall structural protein-like, producing the protein MDVNGTPGTIGWQLLCGGRGGGEGLGHLLCGGRGGHGGHGRGGGGGGRGGHGGHGRGGGGGLEQLHDGGRGGGGEGLMQLLGGDCHDELAGGGDEGLEQPHDDGGGGGGEGLEQLHGGGHGGGGEGLMHRDCHDELAHGGDGGGGGGDDDAGLEQLLCGGCRGELV; encoded by the exons ATGGATGTTAATGGGACTCCTGGGACTATAGGGTGGCAGCTACTTTGTGGTGGGCGTGGTGGTGGTGAGGGCTTGGGGCACCTTCTTTGTGGTGGGCGTGGTGGGCATGGTGGGCATGGTCGGGGTGGTGGGGGTGGTGGGCGTGGTGGGCATGGTGGGCATGGTCGGGGTGGTGGGGGTGGCTTGGAGCAGCTACATGATGGTGGccgtggtggtggtggtgaggGCTTGATGCAGCTACTTGGTGGTGACTGTCATGATGAGTTG GCAGGTGGTGGTGATGAGGGCTTGGAGCAGCCGCATgatgatggtggtggtggtggtggtgaggGCTTGGAGCAGCTACATGGTGGTGGCCATGGCGGTGGTGGTGAGGGCTTGATGCACCGTGACTGTCATGATGAGTTG GCGCATGGtggtgatggtggtggtggcggcggtGATGATGATGCGGGCCTGGAGCAGCTGCTTTGTGGTGGCTGTCGTGGTGAGTTGGTGTAG
- the LOC111785229 gene encoding GDSL esterase/lipase At2g30310-like — translation MAQVNFLIAALSLHIVWSLCTSKLCSASDLKKFGSFPAILIFGDSTVDTGNNNFIPTIIKANYSPYGKDFPGHIATGRFSNGKLIPDMVASRLGIKELVPPFLDPKLSNDDVKSGVSFASAGSGFDDLTTMTYKVIPMMMQVDMFKNYIQRLTEIVGGDESKKIIGSALVILSAGTNDFTKNFYDLPVRKLQYNISGYQDFIQDRLQSFIEEIYELGCRNIVVAGLPPIGCLPIQETISFQPPLKRICLEDQNSDSISYNQKLSKLLGNLQSQLHGSTILYADIYTPLIDMVNNPHKYGFEHTNTGCCGTGLAEVAPLCNALTPTCEDSSKYLFWDSVHPTEAAYKFMTELFLKQFL, via the exons ATGGCACAAGTGAATTTTCTCATTGCTGCACTATCGCTCCACATAGTTTGGTCATTATGTACGAGCAAATTGTGCAGTGCTTctgatctaaaaaaatttggatcttTTCCTGCCATTCTTATTTTCGGTGATTCTACGGTAGATACGGGAAATAACAACTTCATTCCCACCATTATAAAGGCTAATTACTCTCCCTATGGCAAAGATTTTCCCGGTCATATTGCTACTGGAAGGTTCAGTAATGGAAAACTCATTCCGGACATGGTGGCTTCTAGGTTGGGCATAAAGGAGCTTGTTCCTCCATTTTTGGATCCAAAATTGTCAAATGATGACGTGAAATCAGGAGTTAGTTTTGCATCAGCCGGCTCAGGGTTTGATGATCTAACTACTATGACATACAAAGTTATTCCTATGATGATGCAAGTTGATATGTTCAAGAATTATATTCAAAGACTTACCGAGATTGTAGGTGGAGATGAAAGTAAGAAGATTATTGGTAGTGCTTTAGTTATTCTTAGTGCAGGAACTAATGACTTTACCAAAAATTTCTACGACCTTCCGGTAAGGAAACTACAATACAATATTAGCGGTTACCAAGATTTCATCCAAGATAGACTACAAAGCTTCATCGAG GAAATTTACGAGCTTGGATGTCGCAATATAGTGGTTGCTGGCCTCCCTCCTATTGGTTGTCTTCCCATTCAAGAGACTATATCGTTTCAACCTCCTCTAAAGCGAATATGTTTGGAAGATCAAAACTCGGACTCCATATCCTATAATCAGAAGCTTTCAAAGTTGTTGGGCAATCTACAATCGCAACTACATGGAAGCACCATATTGTACGCTGACATTTACACCCCTCTCATCGACATGGTCAATAATCCTCACAAGTATG GTTTTGAGCATACGAACACAGGTTGTTGTGGAACTGGATTGGCAGAAGTAGCGCCTCTATGTAATGCATTAACCCCAACATGTGAAGATTCATCAAAATACCTGTTTTGGGATAGCGTCCATCCGACCGAAGCAGCTTACAAATTCATGACTGAATTATTTCTCAAGCAATTTCTTTAA